A region of Bombilactobacillus folatiphilus DNA encodes the following proteins:
- a CDS encoding TrmH family RNA methyltransferase, with translation MVYISSTQNTKIKELKKLQTHKGRKKQQRYLLEGEHLIFEALQQQISLQDVYVTTDYLNRDPKHLVRDHFPNAIEISREVAQALGETVTPQGIIAVTPLVALQAPTLTHGTWLLLDQIQDPGNVGTMIRTADAAGFTGVILSPDSADFYSAKVQRAMQGSQFHLQIQSMELTQAIEQLKAAQIPVYGTLVDETAQPYQTLTAPQQFALIMGNEAHGLNPDLAKLTDLNLYIPILGQAESLNVGVAAGILIYRLSV, from the coding sequence ATGGTATATATTAGTTCAACGCAAAATACTAAAATTAAAGAATTAAAAAAATTACAAACGCATAAAGGACGTAAAAAACAACAGCGTTATTTGTTGGAGGGTGAACACCTTATTTTTGAAGCACTTCAACAACAAATTAGTTTGCAAGATGTTTATGTGACTACAGATTATCTCAATCGTGATCCGAAACATTTAGTGCGTGATCATTTTCCTAATGCTATTGAAATTAGTCGAGAAGTGGCGCAAGCATTGGGGGAGACAGTTACACCACAAGGTATTATTGCTGTGACACCATTAGTGGCCTTACAAGCACCAACTTTGACGCACGGTACATGGTTATTACTAGATCAGATTCAAGATCCTGGAAATGTGGGAACCATGATTCGTACAGCCGATGCAGCTGGCTTTACGGGCGTGATTTTGAGTCCTGATTCAGCTGATTTTTATTCAGCAAAAGTTCAACGTGCTATGCAGGGGAGCCAGTTTCACTTGCAGATTCAATCAATGGAGTTGACGCAAGCAATTGAACAATTGAAAGCAGCACAAATCCCGGTCTATGGGACTTTAGTTGATGAGACGGCCCAGCCTTATCAGACATTGACAGCACCGCAACAATTTGCTTTAATTATGGGCAACGAGGCGCACGGCTTAAATCCTGACTTAGCTAAATTAACAGATTTGAATTTGTATATTCCTATTTTGGGTCAAGCAGAATCATTGAATGTCGGTGTAGCAGCGGGAATTTTAATTTATAGACTTTCTGTCTAA
- a CDS encoding HD domain-containing protein: MKKALNWQQDTAYVEQVADLLAKTEVQKLQQIKHHIHSNRLEHSLSVSYHSYLIGQKHHLNTRALARGGLLHDLFYYDWDPKQLSFRQHADLHSQVALNNAQKLTNLTPMEADIIVKHMFGATMIPPKYRESLVVNLVDDQLAVQEACEPKLIEWRKKFLHVGTN, translated from the coding sequence TTGAAGAAAGCGTTGAATTGGCAACAAGATACTGCTTATGTTGAACAAGTGGCTGATTTATTGGCAAAAACTGAAGTCCAAAAGTTACAACAGATTAAACATCATATTCACTCTAATCGCTTAGAACATTCGCTAAGTGTTTCTTATCATAGTTATTTAATCGGTCAAAAACATCATCTCAATACGCGGGCTTTAGCACGTGGAGGTTTGTTACATGATTTATTTTATTATGATTGGGATCCTAAGCAGCTTAGTTTTCGACAGCATGCTGATTTGCATAGTCAAGTTGCTTTAAATAATGCACAAAAATTAACGAATTTAACACCGATGGAAGCTGACATTATTGTCAAGCATATGTTTGGGGCAACTATGATACCACCGAAATATCGGGAAAGTTTAGTGGTTAACTTAGTAGATGATCAATTAGCCGTGCAAGAAGCTTGTGAGCCCAAGTTAATTGAATGGCGTAAGAAGTTTTTACATGTAGGCACTAATTAA
- the pheS gene encoding phenylalanine--tRNA ligase subunit alpha has product MDLRNVLEELHRQGLQQIKEAHEMEKLNQIRVQFLGKKGPLSQALRGMKDLTAEQRPKVGALANTVRDDLQEAIDQAKKQLEQKATAAKLATEKIDVTLPGKKRRLGTKHVIYQIMDDIEALFIGLGYEVVNGPEVEEDHYNFEMMNLPKDHPARDMQDTFYISDEILMRTQTSPVQARTLEKHDFSEGPLKMISPGKVYRRDTDDATHSHQFNQIEGLVIDKHITMADLKGTLELTARHIFGSEREIRLRPSYFPFTEPSVEVDVSCFACGGEGCKVCKFTGWIEVLGAGMVHQNVLENAGVDSKVYGGFAFGLGPDRFAMLKYGINDIRNFYLNDVRFLEQFKGE; this is encoded by the coding sequence ATGGATTTAAGAAATGTCTTAGAAGAGTTACATCGCCAAGGTTTACAGCAGATTAAAGAAGCACACGAAATGGAGAAATTGAATCAAATTCGGGTTCAATTTTTAGGGAAAAAAGGTCCTTTAAGTCAAGCATTGCGTGGCATGAAAGATTTGACGGCGGAACAACGTCCTAAGGTTGGTGCCTTGGCTAATACGGTTAGAGATGACTTGCAAGAAGCCATAGATCAAGCAAAGAAACAATTAGAGCAAAAAGCAACCGCTGCTAAGTTAGCAACAGAAAAAATTGATGTGACTTTACCCGGTAAAAAACGGCGTCTTGGTACAAAACATGTCATTTATCAAATTATGGACGATATTGAAGCTTTGTTTATCGGTTTGGGTTATGAAGTAGTTAATGGTCCCGAAGTCGAAGAAGATCATTATAATTTTGAAATGATGAATTTGCCTAAGGATCATCCGGCACGGGATATGCAAGATACATTTTATATTAGCGATGAAATTTTGATGCGGACCCAAACTTCACCGGTGCAAGCTAGAACCTTGGAGAAGCACGATTTTTCTGAAGGTCCATTAAAGATGATTAGTCCGGGCAAGGTTTATCGGCGCGATACGGACGATGCAACACATTCACATCAATTTAACCAAATCGAAGGTTTGGTGATTGATAAACATATCACGATGGCTGATTTGAAAGGAACACTAGAATTAACAGCCCGTCATATTTTTGGTTCTGAAAGAGAAATTCGGTTGCGTCCTAGTTATTTTCCGTTTACTGAACCATCCGTGGAAGTTGATGTATCTTGTTTTGCTTGTGGTGGTGAAGGCTGTAAAGTCTGTAAGTTCACCGGCTGGATTGAGGTTTTAGGTGCGGGCATGGTGCATCAGAATGTTTTAGAAAATGCAGGTGTGGATTCTAAAGTTTACGGTGGTTTTGCCTTTGGCTTAGGTCCTGATCGCTTTGCAATGCTGAAATATGGGATTAATGATATTCGTAATTTCTATTTAAACGATGTGCGCTTTTTAGAACAATTCAAAGGAGAATAA
- the pheT gene encoding phenylalanine--tRNA ligase subunit beta, translated as MKISTKWLAQYVQLPESPEKLADRETVTGIEVDEIIKPDAGLKKLVTGKIVSLKAHPDSDHLNVCQVDVNQDELLQIVCGAPNVAQGQTVIVALPGARIADNQKIKKGKFRGVESNGMLCALQEIGFDDAVVPNEFKNGIYVFSETEEIPLGQPVYPYLGMDDTILDFDLTPNRADALGMRGAAWEVAAMYDEKPEFEHSLVQEGSTSAADKLSVEVPDVNLAPTYRTRVINNVQIKPSPLWLQVRLWNNGIKPINNIVDITNYIMLDFGQPLHAYDYDKLGSKKLTVRLAAKGEQFTALNEKVYDLDDQDIVISNDEQAVGLAGVMGGLATSVTDQTKNIILEAGVFNPTKIRKTAQRHNLRTDASARFEKGVDLSAVAEALDTAAQLVTQLADGDVLAEQLVGSQSALTPTVVKITVDQINHALGTEISEAEVIAIFERLGFHVEQQNNELVVTVPLRRWDIFIESDLIEEVARIYGFDKIPSTLPVGTQTIGGYTPRQKFLRQSRRALRSLGYDEVISYSLTTEEKAAAFSSPDVVVTKVDWPMTQDHEYLRTNLVSGLLDDLAYNAARKQTDVAIFEQGRVFVKSDKSVVRPAEVEMIAGAISGNVVTSTWNQTAQTVDFYNVKGDVEQLIASFNKKATILFQATGSIKKLHPGQTAIILMNEQPVGFVGTVHPQVLQKLRLAPTVVFQLDLEKIMALPDQSQIYVETSKYPAIQRDIALILPDVVTNESVELAIQKVAGPYLTDIQLFDVYAGKGITSQHKSLAYRLTFQNSEATLTDVEVNHYFDAVKQTLQDLFNAQIR; from the coding sequence ATGAAAATTTCTACGAAATGGCTTGCACAATATGTACAATTACCAGAATCACCTGAAAAATTAGCTGATCGCGAAACCGTTACTGGTATTGAAGTAGACGAAATTATCAAGCCAGATGCGGGCCTTAAAAAGTTGGTGACTGGTAAAATTGTATCTTTAAAAGCGCATCCAGATTCAGATCATTTGAACGTTTGCCAAGTTGATGTGAACCAAGATGAATTATTGCAGATTGTTTGTGGTGCACCTAATGTTGCGCAAGGGCAAACGGTGATTGTGGCGTTGCCAGGAGCTCGAATTGCTGACAATCAAAAAATTAAAAAGGGTAAGTTTCGTGGTGTTGAATCGAACGGGATGCTGTGTGCTTTACAGGAAATTGGTTTTGATGATGCCGTTGTTCCCAATGAATTTAAAAATGGTATTTATGTCTTTTCAGAAACAGAGGAGATTCCGTTAGGACAACCGGTTTATCCTTATTTAGGAATGGACGATACGATTTTAGATTTTGATTTAACCCCGAATCGGGCTGATGCTTTGGGAATGCGTGGAGCAGCTTGGGAAGTTGCAGCCATGTATGATGAAAAGCCTGAATTTGAGCACTCATTAGTTCAGGAAGGTTCGACCTCTGCTGCTGATAAATTGAGCGTGGAAGTACCTGATGTGAATTTGGCACCAACGTATCGTACACGAGTAATCAATAATGTACAGATCAAGCCGAGTCCGCTTTGGTTGCAGGTTCGTCTTTGGAACAATGGCATTAAGCCGATTAATAATATCGTTGATATTACCAATTATATTATGTTAGATTTTGGACAGCCATTACATGCATATGATTATGACAAATTAGGTTCTAAAAAATTAACAGTTCGCCTAGCTGCCAAGGGCGAACAATTTACTGCTTTGAATGAAAAAGTTTATGATTTGGATGATCAAGATATTGTCATTTCTAATGATGAACAGGCAGTTGGCTTAGCTGGTGTTATGGGCGGATTGGCAACATCAGTCACCGATCAAACTAAAAATATTATTCTAGAAGCCGGTGTCTTTAATCCTACAAAAATTCGAAAAACGGCACAACGGCATAATTTGCGAACAGATGCTTCGGCACGTTTTGAAAAGGGTGTTGATTTGTCAGCTGTTGCAGAGGCATTGGATACAGCGGCGCAATTAGTTACACAATTAGCTGATGGTGACGTTTTAGCTGAACAATTAGTTGGGAGTCAGTCCGCTTTAACGCCGACGGTTGTAAAAATTACAGTAGATCAGATTAATCATGCCTTGGGTACTGAAATTTCTGAAGCTGAAGTAATTGCTATTTTTGAGCGACTAGGCTTTCATGTTGAACAGCAGAATAACGAATTGGTTGTGACGGTGCCTTTACGTCGTTGGGATATTTTTATTGAGTCGGATTTAATTGAAGAAGTAGCTCGGATTTATGGTTTTGATAAAATTCCTAGTACTTTGCCAGTCGGAACCCAGACTATTGGTGGTTATACACCACGCCAAAAATTTTTACGGCAGTCACGTCGCGCTTTGCGTTCTTTAGGTTATGACGAAGTGATTAGTTATTCTTTGACCACTGAAGAAAAGGCTGCTGCATTTAGTTCACCGGATGTTGTTGTGACCAAAGTGGATTGGCCGATGACACAAGATCATGAATATTTGCGAACGAATTTAGTCAGTGGTTTATTAGATGATTTAGCTTATAATGCAGCGCGTAAACAGACTGATGTAGCTATATTTGAGCAAGGTCGGGTTTTTGTTAAGTCAGATAAATCGGTGGTTCGTCCTGCCGAAGTAGAAATGATTGCGGGAGCAATTAGTGGTAACGTAGTTACTTCGACTTGGAATCAAACGGCACAAACAGTTGATTTTTACAATGTTAAAGGAGATGTGGAACAATTAATCGCTAGTTTCAATAAGAAAGCAACCATTTTGTTTCAGGCAACTGGTTCGATTAAAAAATTGCATCCTGGTCAGACAGCGATTATTTTGATGAATGAACAACCTGTTGGTTTTGTGGGGACTGTGCATCCACAAGTACTTCAAAAATTGCGTTTAGCGCCGACGGTCGTTTTTCAATTAGATTTAGAGAAAATCATGGCTCTACCTGATCAATCACAAATTTATGTAGAAACTAGCAAGTATCCAGCCATTCAACGAGATATTGCTTTGATTTTACCGGATGTGGTTACAAATGAGTCAGTGGAACTGGCAATTCAAAAAGTTGCTGGTCCATATTTGACGGATATCCAATTATTTGACGTTTATGCAGGCAAAGGAATCACATCGCAGCATAAATCCTTAGCTTATCGTCTGACTTTCCAAAATTCTGAAGCGACTTTGACTGATGTTGAAGTGAATCATTACTTCGATGCTGTGAAGCAAACATTGCAAGATTTATTTAATGCACAAATTCGTTAA
- the mltG gene encoding endolytic transglycosylase MltG codes for MQQKKMVRESEQRVVNHIVYWIVGILAVLILTVGVLGYNFVQESLQPYNSKDHQSVEVKIPIGSSNKQIASKLQNKHVIRSATVFNYYVKSHNYTDFQAGYYTFKPSMTLTQIVARLQKGGSLEQIGQPGDSVLVREGVTVDQIGNVIAKKTPFSKRQFLNLMKDQSFMRDLQKKYPDLLTSSMDSKHVRYHLEGYLFPATYPYYSGMSLKKLVTEMVDKTNQELSPYYNQLKEKNLTVQQLLTLASLTEREGVKNIDRRKIAGVFFNRIDADMPLQSDISVMYALNKHKHSLTNKDTSVKSPYNLYKNKGFGPGPFNSPSLGSIQAVLNPAERDKGYLYFVANLKTGKVYYSTNYSQHLDTNSRIGQ; via the coding sequence ATGCAGCAAAAGAAAATGGTTCGCGAATCAGAACAAAGAGTGGTTAATCATATTGTTTACTGGATTGTGGGAATTTTAGCAGTCTTAATTCTGACGGTAGGGGTACTGGGTTATAATTTTGTTCAAGAATCTTTGCAGCCGTACAATAGTAAGGATCATCAATCTGTTGAAGTTAAAATTCCGATTGGTTCATCTAATAAGCAAATTGCTTCCAAATTACAAAATAAACACGTAATTCGTAGTGCCACAGTTTTTAATTATTATGTTAAATCTCATAATTATACGGATTTTCAAGCTGGTTATTATACTTTTAAGCCTTCGATGACCTTAACTCAAATTGTTGCGCGTTTGCAAAAGGGTGGTAGTTTGGAACAAATTGGTCAACCCGGCGATAGTGTCTTGGTACGTGAAGGTGTTACGGTGGATCAGATTGGAAATGTGATTGCTAAGAAAACGCCCTTTTCCAAAAGGCAATTCTTAAACTTGATGAAGGATCAATCTTTCATGCGTGACTTGCAGAAAAAGTATCCTGATTTGTTGACTTCATCAATGGATTCTAAGCATGTGCGTTACCATTTGGAAGGTTATTTATTCCCTGCCACTTATCCGTATTATTCTGGAATGTCTTTGAAAAAATTAGTGACGGAAATGGTTGATAAAACTAATCAAGAATTATCTCCATATTATAATCAATTAAAAGAGAAGAATTTGACGGTTCAGCAGTTGCTAACTTTGGCTTCGTTAACTGAGCGTGAAGGTGTAAAAAATATTGATCGGCGCAAGATTGCGGGGGTTTTCTTTAACCGAATTGATGCTGATATGCCTTTACAATCTGATATTTCGGTTATGTATGCTTTGAATAAGCATAAACATAGTTTGACAAATAAGGATACAAGTGTAAAATCTCCTTATAATCTGTACAAGAATAAGGGTTTTGGACCAGGTCCCTTTAATTCACCAAGTTTAGGTTCGATTCAAGCGGTCTTGAATCCAGCAGAACGTGATAAGGGATATTTGTACTTTGTTGCTAATTTGAAGACTGGTAAAGTTTACTATTCAACAAATTATTCACAACATTTAGATACTAACTCTCGTATTGGTCAATAA
- the udk gene encoding uridine kinase — MSTVNKPLIIGVSGGSGSGKTTIAQRLIKELPDESIALLQMDSYYKKLDLPYEERKLQNFDHPLSFDTDLLVADLKKLRAFQSIEVPIYDFVDSNRTNKTRHQEPAEVIVLEGILTLYEKQLRDLMDIRVFVDTDDDIRLIRRIKRDVEERGYTLSKVFDQYLDHVRPMYQQFIEPTKRFANLIIPEGGSNDVAIDLLTSKIKYLIHQKWQVKQKRD; from the coding sequence ATGAGTACTGTGAACAAGCCTTTAATTATTGGTGTTAGTGGTGGATCAGGTAGTGGCAAAACAACGATTGCTCAACGCTTAATCAAAGAACTGCCTGATGAATCAATTGCTTTGTTGCAGATGGATTCTTATTATAAAAAATTAGATTTGCCGTATGAAGAGCGAAAATTACAAAATTTTGATCATCCTTTATCATTTGATACAGATTTATTAGTTGCTGATTTAAAAAAATTGCGTGCTTTTCAGAGTATTGAAGTTCCTATTTATGATTTTGTGGATAGTAATCGAACTAATAAAACCCGTCATCAAGAACCTGCAGAAGTGATTGTCTTAGAAGGTATTTTAACTTTGTACGAGAAGCAGCTTCGCGATTTGATGGATATTCGAGTTTTTGTTGATACAGATGATGACATTCGTTTAATTCGCCGGATTAAACGAGATGTCGAAGAACGTGGCTATACACTTAGTAAAGTGTTTGATCAATATTTGGATCATGTACGACCAATGTATCAGCAATTTATTGAGCCAACCAAACGGTTTGCAAATTTGATTATTCCTGAAGGCGGTTCTAATGATGTGGCAATTGATTTATTGACTTCTAAAATCAAATATTTGATACATCAAAAGTGGCAAGTTAAACAAAAACGTGATTAG
- the greA gene encoding transcription elongation factor GreA, producing the protein MAEQRYPMTAQGKQKLEQELEDLKLKKRPEIIERIKIARGFGDLSENSEYSSAKDEQSIVESRISEIMTMLQYADVVDVSQVDENEVSVGKTVTFQEDGEEAETYQIVGAAEADPLEGKISNNSPIAKSLLGKKVDDLVEISTPGGSFTVKIIDVQN; encoded by the coding sequence ATGGCTGAACAAAGATATCCAATGACAGCGCAAGGTAAGCAAAAATTAGAGCAAGAATTAGAAGATTTAAAATTAAAGAAACGTCCTGAAATAATTGAACGAATCAAAATTGCCCGTGGTTTCGGTGATTTATCTGAAAATTCTGAGTATTCTTCAGCTAAAGATGAGCAAAGTATCGTTGAGTCACGGATTTCTGAAATTATGACCATGTTGCAATATGCTGATGTTGTGGATGTTAGTCAAGTTGATGAAAATGAAGTATCAGTTGGTAAGACGGTGACTTTTCAAGAAGATGGTGAAGAAGCTGAAACTTATCAAATTGTTGGGGCTGCGGAAGCTGATCCTCTTGAAGGCAAGATCAGCAATAATTCGCCAATTGCCAAGTCTTTGTTAGGCAAAAAGGTGGATGACTTGGTTGAAATTAGTACTCCAGGTGGTTCTTTTACTGTTAAAATTATTGACGTTCAAAATTAA
- a CDS encoding HesB/YadR/YfhF family protein — protein sequence MKFTISPQAQTWYRENLDLRPGDGLHFYGKVYGKTNVHDGFSLAFLIEKPRNPYYELQIDDISYFFTDNDVWFFKYYDLQIDYDAKSDSPIYTFVPEA from the coding sequence ATGAAATTTACGATTAGTCCACAGGCACAGACTTGGTACCGTGAAAACTTAGATTTACGGCCGGGTGATGGGTTACATTTTTATGGTAAAGTTTATGGCAAGACCAATGTTCATGATGGTTTTTCGCTAGCTTTTTTGATAGAGAAGCCGCGCAATCCATATTATGAATTGCAGATTGATGATATCAGCTATTTCTTTACTGATAATGATGTTTGGTTTTTTAAATATTATGATTTGCAGATTGATTATGATGCAAAAAGTGATAGTCCTATCTATACGTTTGTGCCAGAAGCCTAA
- a CDS encoding peptidoglycan D,D-transpeptidase FtsI family protein: MKFFQRLNRPKTTQSLLPFRLNVLLVLVFSLFALLIGQLAYLQLLNGHKFQAEVERSDKTIINGNVPRGLIYDSKGRLIVDNQASSAITYTRSASVKTTDMYQIANRLQKFVTIDDVKLSKRDQADYYLAPTKNYQKILKQVNRGLTDEQVQEKSQSEQYSRAVKYVLKNVSLHLTPAQQQAAAIFQRMSSASQYSTVFIKNYNATAKEVAEVSEHQIELPGVQVGIDSKRSYPMGDSMTSIIGQVSTEKQGLPDNNVNELLAQGYSRNDRVGTSYLEQEYEPILKGSKSQTQISVSPSNKLTDSVQKYAGSKGDNLNLTIDADYQKKLDSALRDTFASAQANGVTQYSDGAYAVAMNPKTGAVLAMSGVHYNPKTNKVSDDALGVMNRTFVMGSAVKGATVLGGLMNGAITPDNNVLPDDPIYLPSTPVKKSVYPVGTFGALGAEQALEVSSNIYMMRLAMREGHAKYVPNKYIHIDQDIFKKLRSNFNQFGLGVKTGIDLPGEASGIKGPTMSDGLVKVGSALDESYGNYDAYTLLQMGQYVSTIANGGYRMRPYVVQSIQKTKRDGSKGAIVHTTQPQPLNRVDFTSSQLNVVQTGFYNVVHGSGAWTTAKPLANIQPDIAAKTGTAQSFYYDPENPDNSNPPQTITLSMVGYAPAKDPQIAFAVVFPNLSSEKGNYNLNLVRSMVTAYFNTSNKDSQ; encoded by the coding sequence TTGAAATTTTTTCAAAGGTTGAATCGACCTAAAACGACCCAATCACTGTTACCTTTTCGGTTAAATGTTTTATTAGTTTTAGTTTTTTCCTTATTTGCATTACTCATTGGACAATTGGCATATCTGCAATTGCTCAACGGGCATAAATTTCAAGCAGAAGTGGAACGGTCTGATAAAACGATTATTAATGGTAATGTACCTCGCGGATTAATTTATGATTCTAAAGGTCGATTGATCGTTGACAATCAAGCTAGTAGTGCGATTACTTATACGCGTAGTGCGTCAGTTAAAACCACGGATATGTATCAAATCGCTAATCGTTTACAAAAATTTGTGACAATTGATGATGTTAAATTATCTAAGCGTGATCAAGCAGATTATTATTTGGCACCAACAAAGAATTATCAAAAAATTCTCAAACAAGTAAACCGTGGTTTGACGGATGAACAGGTTCAGGAAAAAAGTCAATCTGAGCAATATAGTCGAGCAGTTAAATATGTTTTAAAAAATGTTTCGTTGCATCTAACGCCAGCTCAGCAACAAGCGGCAGCTATCTTCCAACGAATGAGTTCAGCATCGCAATACTCAACCGTATTTATTAAAAATTATAATGCTACGGCTAAAGAGGTTGCCGAAGTCAGTGAACACCAAATTGAATTGCCTGGTGTGCAAGTGGGAATTGATTCTAAGCGTTCCTATCCCATGGGAGATTCGATGACCAGTATTATTGGTCAGGTATCGACTGAAAAACAAGGCTTGCCTGATAACAATGTGAATGAATTGTTAGCTCAAGGTTATTCACGCAATGACCGCGTGGGGACGAGTTATTTGGAACAGGAGTACGAGCCGATTTTAAAGGGTAGTAAATCGCAAACACAAATTTCGGTGAGCCCTAGTAATAAACTCACTGATTCGGTGCAAAAGTATGCTGGTTCTAAGGGTGATAATTTAAATTTAACAATTGACGCTGACTACCAGAAAAAATTAGATTCTGCTTTGCGTGACACTTTTGCTTCTGCACAAGCTAATGGGGTGACACAATATTCTGATGGTGCTTACGCGGTGGCAATGAATCCTAAAACAGGCGCTGTGTTGGCGATGTCGGGGGTTCACTATAATCCTAAAACTAATAAAGTTTCTGATGATGCTTTGGGCGTGATGAATCGAACTTTTGTGATGGGGTCGGCTGTTAAAGGAGCCACGGTCTTAGGTGGTTTAATGAATGGTGCGATTACGCCAGACAATAATGTTTTACCAGATGATCCGATTTATTTGCCTAGTACACCTGTGAAAAAGTCTGTCTATCCGGTGGGAACTTTTGGAGCTCTAGGGGCAGAACAAGCCTTAGAAGTGTCTTCAAACATTTATATGATGCGTTTAGCCATGCGTGAGGGTCATGCTAAATATGTTCCCAATAAATATATTCACATTGATCAGGATATTTTTAAAAAATTGCGCAGTAATTTTAATCAATTCGGTTTAGGGGTCAAAACAGGGATTGATTTACCCGGTGAAGCTAGCGGAATTAAAGGACCCACGATGTCTGATGGTTTAGTCAAAGTTGGTTCGGCTTTGGATGAATCGTATGGTAACTACGATGCTTATACTTTACTGCAAATGGGACAATATGTTTCAACCATTGCTAATGGCGGTTATCGCATGCGACCTTACGTTGTCCAATCAATTCAAAAAACTAAACGAGATGGTTCAAAAGGAGCGATTGTGCATACAACACAACCACAACCGCTTAATCGAGTTGATTTTACTTCAAGTCAATTAAATGTGGTGCAGACTGGTTTTTATAATGTGGTTCACGGATCCGGTGCTTGGACGACGGCGAAGCCTTTGGCAAATATCCAACCAGATATTGCAGCTAAGACTGGAACGGCGCAATCATTTTATTATGACCCTGAAAATCCTGATAATTCTAATCCACCTCAAACGATTACTTTAAGCATGGTGGGTTATGCTCCCGCTAAAGATCCTCAGATTGCTTTTGCGGTTGTTTTCCCCAATTTGAGCAGTGAAAAGGGTAATTATAATTTGAATTTAGTTCGGAGTATGGTCACAGCTTATTTTAATACTAGTAATAAAGATTCTCAGTAA
- the rpmG gene encoding 50S ribosomal protein L33 — MRVNITLECTECHERNYLTSKNKRNNPDRLELKKYCPRERKTTLHRETK, encoded by the coding sequence ATGCGCGTAAATATTACACTTGAATGTACCGAATGTCACGAACGCAATTATTTAACTAGCAAAAATAAGCGGAATAATCCAGATCGCTTGGAATTAAAAAAATATTGCCCACGTGAACGTAAGACAACGTTACATCGAGAAACTAAATAA
- a CDS encoding rhomboid family intramembrane serine protease: protein MNEYRLRELPIMTYLLLIIQILVFAWELFNGGSYNSATLIDAGAKVNQLVQMGQWWRLLTPIFVHIGWSHLLINSLTLYFVGILLERVYGAWRFLLIYLLSGLGGNLMSFAFGSNFSVAAGASTSLFGLFGVFVSLGYFFRTNPALRAWSQQFLILIVFNLVADLFMGQIDIWGHIGGVLSGALLAGIIAVPHQSASLTNKIRLLCITGVLLLFGVLYYVGMGR, encoded by the coding sequence ATGAATGAATATAGATTACGCGAACTACCGATAATGACATATTTATTGCTGATAATTCAAATTCTTGTTTTTGCATGGGAATTGTTCAACGGCGGTAGCTATAATAGTGCTACCTTAATTGATGCGGGCGCTAAAGTGAATCAATTGGTGCAGATGGGTCAATGGTGGCGATTATTGACGCCTATTTTTGTCCATATTGGTTGGTCACATTTATTGATTAATTCATTGACACTGTATTTCGTCGGCATTTTGTTGGAACGTGTTTATGGTGCTTGGCGATTCTTGTTAATTTACTTATTAAGTGGTTTAGGCGGTAATTTGATGAGTTTTGCCTTTGGCAGCAATTTTAGTGTTGCAGCGGGAGCTAGTACTTCATTATTTGGTTTGTTTGGAGTGTTTGTCAGTTTAGGTTATTTCTTTCGGACTAATCCAGCCTTGCGTGCTTGGTCGCAACAATTTTTAATCCTTATTGTATTTAATTTAGTCGCTGATTTATTTATGGGCCAAATTGATATTTGGGGACATATTGGTGGAGTCTTGAGTGGTGCTTTATTAGCAGGAATTATTGCTGTACCTCATCAAAGTGCGAGTTTGACAAATAAAATTCGTTTGTTGTGTATCACAGGCGTACTTTTATTGTTTGGCGTGCTATATTACGTGGGAATGGGTCGATAA
- a CDS encoding YqgQ family protein has translation MKTLYDVQQVLKRFGIYVYVGKRLWDIELMSIELDRLYKEQVIDQPTFLTCKMVLKREHQIEEGQANDK, from the coding sequence ATTAAAACTTTATATGATGTGCAGCAGGTGCTCAAACGCTTTGGAATCTATGTTTATGTAGGCAAACGTCTTTGGGATATTGAGTTAATGTCGATTGAATTAGATCGCTTGTACAAAGAACAAGTTATTGATCAACCCACTTTTCTAACATGTAAAATGGTATTAAAACGTGAACATCAGATTGAAGAAGGGCAAGCAAATGACAAATAA